In Corynebacterium guangdongense, one DNA window encodes the following:
- a CDS encoding FAD-dependent oxidoreductase encodes MKMLDNANTQEHYDLVVVGSGAAGLTAAATAAEAGLSVLVAEKSSLLGGTSAISGGMLWVVDNPYARQGGFNDSTEAGRTYVEAVARGRGRAELLDAALKHGADMLTFLDEKLGVKFLFLDNFPDYRMDLPGSVSGGRTIEPELFNYREALGDLAEHVRTDGRHPYTMQEYETWGAFTRFPWDELNRRVAEGFAAKGHALVSMLLAACVDKGVHFAVDARVQRLESTAERITGVVIDDTVIAADAVMLATGGFEWDHALADSMLASRLYTMCSPPSNTGDGLKMAQRVGGATRGTREAWWAPMSLTGGTRDGQPIGSLLRFERQGPGSIMVNRHGRRFANESQNYNDLARALQSWDSPNNTTLNTPAHVVFDQSYLERYGILDHRVGQPTPDYLIEADTLEELADKIGVPAANLTATVERFNDMALKGRDEDFGRGESAYDRYWGDDASEWPNPSLGPLQYGPYYALEVLNGAFGTCGGVATDGNAQVMDVDGNPIPGLFAAGNVAESPYAAGYPGAGATLGPLMTMAYQAGRTIVANYARV; translated from the coding sequence ATGAAAATGCTCGACAACGCGAACACACAGGAACACTACGACCTCGTCGTCGTCGGCTCCGGCGCGGCCGGTCTGACCGCCGCCGCCACCGCCGCGGAGGCCGGGCTCAGCGTCCTGGTCGCGGAGAAGTCCTCCCTGCTCGGAGGCACCTCGGCCATCTCCGGCGGCATGCTCTGGGTCGTCGACAACCCCTACGCACGCCAGGGCGGCTTCAACGACTCCACGGAGGCCGGCCGGACCTACGTGGAAGCCGTCGCCCGCGGCCGGGGTCGCGCCGAGCTGCTCGACGCCGCCCTGAAGCACGGCGCCGACATGCTGACCTTCCTCGACGAGAAGCTCGGCGTGAAGTTCCTCTTCCTCGACAACTTCCCCGACTACCGCATGGACCTGCCCGGTTCGGTCAGCGGCGGCCGGACCATCGAGCCGGAGCTCTTCAACTACCGCGAGGCGCTCGGTGACCTCGCCGAACACGTCCGCACCGACGGGCGCCACCCGTACACCATGCAGGAGTACGAGACCTGGGGTGCATTCACCCGCTTCCCCTGGGACGAGCTCAACCGGCGCGTGGCGGAGGGGTTCGCGGCCAAGGGCCACGCCCTGGTCTCGATGCTGCTCGCCGCGTGCGTCGACAAGGGCGTGCACTTCGCCGTCGACGCCCGCGTCCAGCGCCTCGAGTCGACCGCCGAGAGGATCACGGGCGTCGTCATCGACGACACCGTCATCGCCGCCGACGCGGTCATGCTGGCCACCGGCGGCTTCGAGTGGGATCACGCCCTGGCCGACTCCATGCTGGCCTCCCGCCTGTACACCATGTGCTCCCCGCCGTCGAACACCGGCGACGGCCTCAAGATGGCCCAGCGCGTCGGCGGCGCCACCCGCGGCACCCGCGAAGCCTGGTGGGCGCCGATGTCCCTGACCGGCGGCACCCGCGACGGGCAGCCCATCGGCTCACTGCTTCGCTTCGAGCGCCAGGGTCCCGGCTCCATCATGGTCAACCGCCACGGCCGGCGCTTCGCCAACGAATCCCAGAACTACAACGACCTCGCCCGTGCGCTCCAGTCCTGGGACTCCCCGAACAACACCACCCTGAACACCCCGGCCCACGTCGTCTTCGACCAGTCCTACCTCGAGCGCTACGGCATCCTCGACCACCGCGTCGGCCAGCCCACCCCGGACTACCTCATCGAGGCCGACACCCTCGAGGAACTCGCGGACAAGATCGGCGTCCCGGCGGCCAACCTCACCGCCACCGTCGAGAGGTTCAACGACATGGCCCTCAAGGGCAGGGACGAGGACTTCGGCCGCGGCGAATCCGCCTACGACCGCTACTGGGGCGACGACGCCAGCGAGTGGCCCAACCCCTCGCTCGGACCGCTGCAGTACGGCCCCTACTACGCCCTCGAGGTGCTCAACGGCGCCTTCGGCACCTGCGGCGGCGTCGCCACCGACGGCAACGCCCAGGTCATGGACGTGGACGGCAACCCCATTCCGGGCCTGTTCGCGGCCGGCAACGTCGCCGAGTCGCCCTACGCCGCCGGCTACCCCGGCGCGGGCGCCACCCTCGGCCCGCTCATGACCATGGCCTACCAGGCCGGCCGGACCATCGTCGCCAACTACGCACGAGTCTGA
- a CDS encoding FAD-dependent oxidoreductase, whose amino-acid sequence MSATTTDRTTERTCDVLVVGSGVAGMATALAAAHQGLDVIVAEQNSHFGGTAAISAGWAWVPGNPKGAAATGDTREEMETYLRALAPDTYNAQGVKDFLDTVPEAITFFEDNTEVNFVYPEKAPDYQMDLPGAKMGGRAILPDDADARMLGDRRHELQPYLSTYTVFGYMPQVGPDLNKVIMANRSLSAFLYVARKLTRTWADRALRGQPLKRTNGSALMTRMVRSALDAGVEVHTDTPVESLRYDENGNVVGAVLGGRHSGVVTARLGVVLAGGGFTGNTTLRSEHFPHDPNGDNHITPTIGHNGSSAEMALDAGGRINGDVFTPGSWAPITEFTQLRDGKQRLFPHLRQIGLPGMITVDRHGKRFGNEALSYHDFGRQLLEHDKDEKDTYAWIIADEACMHTYGIGYAKPWPIPRKYFLDTGFLVKAPTLKALAKKIGADPETLEATVERFNGFARSGEDLDFGRGSTAYNHFRGDPTHQPNPNLAALEKAPYYAAKIKMGDLGSFAGIDVDNRSAVVDADGAPISGLYAVGSAAVSVFGGGYPGYGSHIGPALVFGYRMGRDIRKLSTAAPAQKHTSTTVSQSV is encoded by the coding sequence ATGTCTGCCACCACCACCGATCGCACCACCGAACGCACCTGCGATGTCCTTGTCGTCGGCTCCGGCGTCGCCGGAATGGCCACCGCGCTGGCCGCCGCCCACCAGGGCCTCGACGTCATCGTCGCCGAGCAGAACAGCCACTTCGGCGGCACCGCCGCCATCTCCGCGGGCTGGGCCTGGGTGCCGGGCAACCCGAAGGGCGCCGCCGCCACCGGCGACACCCGCGAGGAAATGGAGACCTATCTCCGGGCGCTCGCCCCGGACACCTACAACGCGCAGGGCGTGAAGGATTTCCTCGACACCGTCCCCGAGGCGATCACCTTTTTCGAGGACAACACCGAGGTCAACTTCGTCTACCCGGAGAAGGCCCCGGACTACCAGATGGATCTGCCCGGCGCGAAGATGGGCGGGCGCGCCATCCTGCCCGACGATGCCGACGCCCGCATGCTCGGCGACCGCCGCCACGAGCTGCAGCCCTACCTCAGCACCTACACCGTCTTCGGCTACATGCCGCAGGTCGGCCCGGACCTGAACAAGGTCATCATGGCCAACCGCTCCCTCAGCGCGTTCCTCTACGTCGCCCGCAAGCTCACCCGCACCTGGGCCGACCGGGCCCTGCGCGGCCAGCCGCTCAAGCGCACCAACGGTTCCGCGCTCATGACCCGCATGGTCCGTTCCGCCCTCGACGCCGGCGTCGAGGTCCACACCGACACCCCGGTCGAGTCGCTGCGCTACGACGAGAACGGCAACGTCGTCGGCGCCGTCCTCGGCGGTCGTCACTCCGGCGTGGTCACCGCCCGCCTCGGCGTGGTCCTCGCGGGCGGCGGTTTCACGGGAAACACCACTCTGCGCAGCGAGCACTTCCCGCACGACCCGAACGGCGACAACCACATCACCCCCACGATCGGCCACAACGGCTCCAGCGCCGAAATGGCGCTCGACGCGGGCGGCCGCATCAACGGCGACGTCTTCACCCCGGGCTCCTGGGCGCCGATCACCGAGTTCACGCAGCTTCGCGACGGCAAGCAGCGCCTCTTCCCGCACCTGCGCCAGATCGGCCTGCCGGGCATGATCACCGTGGACCGCCACGGCAAGCGCTTCGGCAACGAGGCCCTGTCCTACCACGACTTCGGCCGCCAGCTGCTGGAGCACGACAAGGACGAGAAGGACACCTACGCCTGGATCATCGCCGACGAGGCCTGCATGCACACTTACGGCATCGGCTACGCCAAGCCCTGGCCCATCCCGCGCAAATACTTCCTCGACACCGGCTTCCTCGTCAAGGCGCCCACGCTCAAGGCGCTGGCCAAGAAGATCGGCGCCGACCCGGAGACTCTCGAAGCCACCGTCGAGAGGTTCAACGGTTTCGCCCGCTCCGGCGAGGACCTCGACTTCGGCCGCGGTTCCACCGCCTACAACCACTTCCGCGGCGACCCGACCCACCAGCCGAACCCGAACCTCGCCGCCCTGGAGAAGGCGCCGTACTACGCCGCCAAGATCAAGATGGGCGACCTCGGGTCCTTCGCCGGCATCGACGTGGACAACCGCTCCGCGGTCGTCGACGCCGACGGCGCCCCCATCTCCGGCCTGTACGCGGTCGGTTCGGCCGCGGTCTCCGTCTTCGGCGGCGGCTACCCGGGCTACGGCTCCCACATCGGCCCGGCCCTGGTCTTCGGCTACCGCATGGGCCGCGACATCAGGAAGCTCAGCACAGCCGCCCCGGCGCAGAAGCACACCTCCACAACCGTCTCCCAGTCGGTTTAA
- a CDS encoding MFS transporter, with translation MTTTQTSAVTTPAAAPAPESPSLGSRRSPKKAALASFLGSTLEYYDFFIYGTAAALVFPALFFPEGNQVIATVGAFASFGVAYITRPLGGLVMGHFGDRVGRKRVLMYTLLIMGVASLAIGLLPTYGSIGVTATILLVIARLAQGFSAGAEAAGASSLTIEHSPEGRRGFFTSFVMSGYAAGMVLSTVVFIPISRLPEQALMTWGWRIPFLLSVVVLGVAFYVRTRLDETPVFEDQVEATGGKTTLPAADVLRYQGGDVLRVILMSAFSVMQTIFTVLGLSYATSTAGFERSDILTVNAVTIGLSMLVMPLAAATSDRIGRRPVLLMAMTGCALVLPCYFLALGSGNIWLVFAASLLLMTFLYSGFNGLWPSFFGELFASPVRYTGMAMGNQLGLVVAGFGPMIGAVLLTDGHYGWIPVAVFAAVVSLLAGLAVFFSRETAHTPITELGRPYLEAVAAAPAPARA, from the coding sequence ATGACAACGACCCAGACCTCCGCAGTCACGACCCCTGCAGCCGCCCCGGCCCCCGAATCCCCGAGCCTGGGTTCCCGTCGTAGCCCGAAGAAGGCCGCCCTCGCCTCCTTCCTCGGCTCAACCCTGGAGTACTACGATTTCTTCATTTACGGCACCGCCGCCGCCCTGGTCTTCCCCGCGCTGTTCTTCCCGGAGGGAAACCAGGTCATCGCCACCGTCGGCGCCTTCGCCTCCTTCGGTGTCGCCTACATAACCCGGCCGCTGGGCGGGCTGGTGATGGGACACTTCGGCGACCGCGTCGGCCGCAAGCGGGTCCTGATGTACACCCTGCTCATCATGGGCGTCGCCTCCCTGGCCATCGGCCTTCTCCCCACCTACGGGTCCATCGGCGTGACGGCCACCATCCTGCTGGTCATCGCCCGCCTCGCGCAGGGCTTCTCCGCCGGGGCGGAAGCCGCCGGCGCCTCGTCCCTCACCATCGAGCACTCCCCCGAGGGCCGGCGCGGATTCTTCACCTCCTTCGTCATGTCCGGCTACGCCGCCGGCATGGTCCTGTCCACCGTGGTGTTCATCCCGATCTCACGGCTCCCGGAGCAGGCCCTCATGACATGGGGCTGGCGCATCCCGTTCCTGCTCTCCGTCGTCGTCCTCGGCGTCGCCTTCTACGTCCGTACCAGACTCGACGAGACCCCGGTCTTCGAGGACCAGGTGGAGGCCACCGGCGGGAAGACCACCCTGCCGGCCGCCGACGTCCTGCGCTACCAGGGCGGCGACGTCCTCCGCGTCATCCTGATGTCCGCGTTCTCGGTCATGCAGACCATCTTCACCGTCCTGGGTCTGTCGTACGCGACCTCCACTGCCGGTTTCGAACGCTCCGACATCCTCACCGTCAACGCCGTCACCATCGGACTGTCCATGCTGGTCATGCCGCTGGCCGCGGCCACCTCCGACCGCATCGGACGTCGTCCGGTGCTGCTGATGGCCATGACGGGTTGCGCCCTCGTCCTGCCCTGCTACTTCCTGGCCCTGGGCAGCGGAAACATCTGGCTGGTCTTCGCCGCCTCGCTGCTGCTGATGACCTTCCTCTACTCCGGCTTCAACGGCCTCTGGCCCTCCTTCTTCGGAGAGCTCTTCGCCTCCCCGGTGCGCTACACCGGCATGGCGATGGGCAACCAGCTCGGCCTGGTGGTCGCCGGCTTCGGTCCGATGATCGGCGCCGTCCTCCTGACCGACGGCCACTACGGCTGGATTCCGGTCGCGGTCTTCGCCGCGGTCGTCAGCCTGCTCGCCGGCCTCGCGGTGTTCTTCTCCCGCGAGACCGCACACACCCCCATCACCGAACTGGGTCGTCCCTACCTCGAGGCAGTCGCAGCCGCCCCGGCCCCCGCCCGCGCCTAA
- a CDS encoding Dabb family protein, with product MIRHVLMFRWKDSFTEDIEKKWVAGLENMAGNIPGMLGLSHGPDVLHTDKSWDHVLIVDFESAEDIQTYNTHPLHEAIKPYSLPNVEELAYVDFELPDERN from the coding sequence ATGATCCGTCACGTCCTGATGTTTCGCTGGAAGGACTCCTTCACCGAGGACATCGAGAAGAAATGGGTGGCCGGCCTCGAGAATATGGCCGGGAACATCCCCGGAATGCTCGGCCTCAGCCACGGCCCCGACGTCCTGCACACCGACAAGTCCTGGGACCACGTCCTCATCGTCGACTTCGAGTCCGCCGAGGACATCCAGACCTACAACACCCACCCCCTCCACGAGGCGATCAAGCCCTACTCGCTTCCCAACGTCGAGGAACTCGCCTACGTCGACTTCGAACTCCCGGATGAAAGGAACTGA